The Neochlamydia sp. S13 genome has a segment encoding these proteins:
- the cmk gene encoding (d)CMP kinase, producing the protein MIITIDGPIATGKSTIAKTLAREIGYIYFDTGAMYRCLTYGVLKKDINVDDPEQLNDFLHTFKFDIKSKHGKKHYYVGNEDVTDAIRLDKVTSHVSSISAIPMIRDKLVAMQRELAIGVNAVFEGRDMGTIVFPKAEIKIYLTGRPEVRAKRRYDELKRKYPEETRELTIEKSLEDLNRRDHLDLTREISPLKQAPDALVIDTSDLSIQEIIFKILEFKDLNIKV; encoded by the coding sequence ATGATTATTACCATTGATGGTCCCATTGCTACAGGCAAAAGTACGATTGCTAAGACATTAGCACGCGAAATTGGCTACATTTATTTTGATACAGGAGCCATGTATCGTTGCCTAACTTATGGTGTTTTAAAGAAAGATATCAACGTCGATGATCCTGAGCAACTTAATGACTTTCTCCATACATTTAAATTTGATATCAAAAGTAAACATGGAAAAAAACATTACTATGTAGGAAATGAGGACGTTACCGATGCTATTCGCCTCGATAAAGTTACTTCTCATGTATCCAGCATCTCGGCTATCCCTATGATACGCGATAAGTTAGTGGCTATGCAAAGGGAACTTGCTATAGGAGTAAATGCGGTCTTTGAAGGAAGAGATATGGGTACGATAGTTTTTCCTAAGGCCGAGATAAAAATTTATTTAACAGGACGTCCTGAAGTACGTGCTAAAAGAAGATATGACGAACTCAAAAGAAAATATCCTGAAGAAACAAGAGAGCTTACGATTGAAAAATCCCTTGAAGATCTTAATCGACGAGATCATCTCGATTTAACTCGCGAAATATCTCCTCTTAAACAAGCTCCTGATGCTCTCGTGATTGATACTTCTGATTTAAGTATCCAAGAAATTATTTTCAAAATCCTAGAATTTAAAGATTTAAACATAAAAGTTTGA
- a CDS encoding leucine-rich repeat domain-containing protein, translating to MHPISSASIESLPNELLLPILEACAVPSLFSVCKRWHHLLASEVMPSLYKKIAHLHFPRGNATTQRTLMLAKVYQLNPRLTSSEKIYQVFKQVFTLAKSISPLEFKGKTEEKRGLTLANYSSYLFNNNRLLLWKELPGGEEYLSREEIKHLPLEKKGALLRDWIAENRKNITTLNLSRVGLTYLPPEICQLSQLQELHLSKNQIISLPAEIGQLSQLRVLELNQNQLISLPAEIGQLSQLQHLYLNQNQLTSLPVEIGQLSKLQWLDLSQNQLASLPAGIRRLSRLQWLYLSNNQLTSLPAEIGQLTQLQTLELNQSQLASLPAEICQLSQLQYLYLTQNQLTSLPAEIGQLSKLQWLDLSQNQLTSLPAEIGQLSELQELYLNENQLTTLPAEIGQLSDLQTLYLNQNQLTSLPEEIGQLSRLSKLELAENPWKDIAEKIRQRFQL from the coding sequence ATGCACCCTATCTCTTCGGCATCTATTGAAAGCTTGCCCAATGAATTGCTGCTCCCTATCTTGGAGGCTTGCGCAGTTCCTTCCTTATTTAGCGTCTGTAAAAGATGGCATCATCTGCTGGCTTCTGAAGTGATGCCTTCTCTTTATAAAAAAATAGCCCATCTTCATTTCCCCAGGGGGAATGCCACTACCCAGCGAACTCTTATGTTAGCTAAAGTTTATCAGCTCAATCCTAGACTTACCTCCAGCGAAAAAATTTATCAAGTTTTTAAACAAGTTTTTACCTTAGCTAAATCTATTTCTCCTTTGGAATTTAAAGGGAAAACAGAAGAAAAAAGAGGCTTAACGCTGGCTAATTACTCTTCTTATCTCTTTAATAATAATCGCCTTTTACTTTGGAAAGAACTTCCTGGTGGGGAAGAATACTTGAGCCGAGAAGAAATTAAGCACTTGCCTCTAGAGAAAAAAGGGGCACTTCTTAGAGATTGGATTGCAGAAAATCGTAAAAACATCACGACTTTAAATTTATCTAGAGTAGGCTTGACTTATTTACCCCCAGAAATATGCCAGTTATCTCAGCTGCAAGAGCTTCACTTAAGCAAAAACCAGATCATCAGTCTTCCTGCAGAAATCGGGCAGCTGTCTCAGCTGCGAGTGCTTGAATTAAATCAAAATCAGCTCATCAGTCTGCCTGCAGAAATAGGTCAATTGTCTCAGCTGCAACATCTTTACTTAAATCAAAACCAGCTCACCAGCCTGCCTGTAGAAATCGGGCAGCTGTCTAAGCTACAATGGCTTGATTTAAGCCAAAACCAGCTCGCCAGTCTGCCTGCAGGGATCAGGCGGCTTTCTCGGCTGCAATGGCTTTACTTAAGCAACAACCAGCTCACCAGCCTTCCTGCAGAAATTGGGCAATTGACTCAGCTACAAACGCTTGAATTAAATCAAAGCCAGCTCGCCAGCCTTCCTGCAGAAATATGCCAATTGTCTCAGCTGCAATATCTTTACTTAACTCAAAACCAGCTCACCAGTCTGCCTGCAGAAATCGGGCAGCTGTCTAAGCTACAATGGCTTGATTTAAGCCAAAACCAGCTCACCAGCCTTCCCGCAGAAATAGGTCAATTGTCTGAGCTGCAAGAGCTTTACTTAAATGAAAACCAGCTCACCACTCTGCCTGCCGAAATCGGGCAGCTGTCTGATCTGCAAACGCTTTACTTAAATCAAAACCAGCTCACCAGCCTTCCTGAAGAAATCGGGCAGCTGTCTCGGCTTTCCAAGCTTGAATTAGCGGAAAATCCTTGGAAAGATATCGCCGAAAAAATAAGGCAGCGTTTTCAATTGTAG
- a CDS encoding transposase yields MIEYTLFDNNLAEVKEDGIRYILKRNPVRAQEIAHSRLSKLASIEKLVAMQNAYLHAHPKAQVEVALKKIKTKIERLTLKTCVTVSAQDRSLSVCLNQEILAEDAKLDGCYVIKTDLACEEVSMQEVHDRYKDLARVESAFRTVKNDLEIRPVYVRSEESTRGHVLIVMLAYMIIRELDKAWKDLYLTVEEGLRSLSTLTLIEWTVNDGLSFQQIPEPRHQNRQMLEALKVELPKVLPKNHAHVVTRKKRR; encoded by the coding sequence GTGATCGAATATACGCTATTTGATAATAACTTGGCTGAAGTCAAAGAAGATGGGATAAGATATATTCTTAAGCGCAATCCTGTGCGCGCCCAGGAAATCGCCCATTCTCGTCTCAGCAAGCTAGCTAGCATTGAAAAATTGGTCGCTATGCAAAATGCCTATCTACATGCGCATCCCAAAGCACAGGTAGAAGTAGCGCTGAAAAAAATTAAAACTAAAATCGAGCGTTTAACGCTTAAAACTTGCGTGACAGTTAGCGCACAAGATAGAAGTTTATCTGTATGCCTCAATCAAGAAATACTAGCTGAGGATGCTAAGCTAGATGGTTGCTATGTGATTAAAACCGATCTTGCTTGCGAAGAAGTGAGCATGCAAGAAGTACATGATCGTTATAAAGATTTAGCTAGAGTAGAATCAGCTTTTAGAACAGTAAAAAACGATCTTGAGATACGGCCAGTCTATGTACGTTCAGAAGAAAGTACAAGGGGCCATGTTTTAATTGTAATGTTAGCCTACATGATTATCAGAGAACTTGATAAAGCCTGGAAGGACCTTTATTTAACAGTAGAAGAGGGCTTGCGCAGTTTATCTACTTTAACGCTAATAGAATGGACAGTAAATGATGGCTTAAGTTTTCAGCAAATCCCCGAACCACGTCACCAAAACAGACAAATGCTTGAAGCCTTAAAAGTAGAGTTACCAAAAGTTTTACCAAAGAATCATGCGCATGTAGTCACTAGGAAGAAGCGCCGATAA
- a CDS encoding IS1634 family transposase, producing MHIVKSKFKSAAGKVYETILLRESYREGKTVKKRTVGNLSNCTPEEIAAIELALKHKGNLQALTSCSGATMQEGLSVGGVWVIYQMAKRLGIVDALGNSREGQLALWQVVARVLEQGSRLSAVRLAETYAIAPVIDLQKGFNEEDLYKNLLWLCQSQASIEDRLFTKSFCKKPPHLFLYDVTSSYLEGEKNELADWGYNRDKKKGKKQIVIGLLSSADGTPVSTEVFKGNTQDTSTFHAQIKKAKERFKCEKVTFVGDRGMIKSGQIENLQEQGFHYITAMTKAQIETLMKKV from the coding sequence ATGCATATAGTGAAGTCAAAATTTAAATCAGCTGCCGGCAAAGTTTATGAAACAATTTTGCTACGAGAATCCTATAGAGAAGGCAAAACCGTCAAAAAACGCACGGTGGGTAATCTATCCAATTGCACACCTGAAGAAATTGCTGCTATCGAGTTAGCTTTAAAACATAAAGGTAATCTCCAAGCTTTAACCTCGTGTAGTGGAGCCACAATGCAAGAGGGATTATCTGTCGGTGGCGTATGGGTGATCTACCAAATGGCTAAACGTTTAGGAATTGTGGATGCACTTGGCAATAGCCGAGAAGGTCAGCTCGCGTTGTGGCAAGTGGTAGCACGCGTATTGGAGCAAGGCTCAAGGCTTTCTGCCGTCAGGTTGGCAGAAACGTATGCCATTGCACCTGTAATTGACTTGCAAAAGGGCTTTAACGAAGAAGATCTTTATAAGAATCTTTTGTGGTTATGCCAAAGCCAAGCCTCTATCGAAGATCGATTATTTACTAAAAGTTTTTGCAAGAAACCTCCTCACTTATTTTTGTATGATGTCACTAGCTCGTATTTAGAAGGCGAGAAAAACGAGCTTGCCGATTGGGGTTACAACCGAGACAAAAAGAAAGGTAAGAAGCAAATTGTGATAGGCTTGCTAAGTTCAGCCGATGGCACACCCGTATCAACCGAAGTGTTTAAAGGCAATACCCAAGATACTTCTACCTTCCATGCTCAGATCAAAAAAGCTAAAGAACGCTTTAAATGCGAGAAAGTCACTTTTGTAGGCGATAGAGGGATGATTAAAAGCGGGCAGATCGAAAATTTACAAGAGCAGGGTTTTCATTATATTACCGCTATGACAAAAGCTCAAATAGAGACCTTAATGAAAAAGGTGTGA
- a CDS encoding IS1634 family transposase — MFVRVKTTPNSPRKSVQIVESVRDGEKVKQRIVRYVGIAMDEQELKKMVELAEHIKSKIEHQHDPTLFGPEEMAQQAIKSKNMSKLNDEELNVNLKNLEEEQRAIVGIHEIYGKIYEELGFGNILKNTSSAEILKHIVMARIANPVSKRASVRQLEQDFGIQINLQGVDRMMDCLNQEAQQAIQDCAYNTAKELFGQKIDLIFFDATTLYFESFQEDEFKQNGYSKDLKFNQPQVLISLMVTKQGMPIGYQAFPGSTYEGHTLMPILEKVKANYQLDKVIFVGDSGILNSANLLALEQAKYEYIIGARLKNQKTEIKKKILDLNAYATYPENGQTRLTAIYLDEDHRLIVTHNASRAKKDAYDREKALNKLIEKLKKSKKCQAFISNYGYKKYLNFKGQSQISLNEKKLQEEAQWDGLHGIITNAKHLSPHELLEHYRGLWQVEESFRITKHDLKVRPIFHWTPERVKAHLALSFIAFCCVRHLEYRVALQYEKMSPEAIRQELIRIQSSILKDKNGQRYVIPSKASNHGLKIYQVMGLKYSTTPYKLISSKPKFHKP; from the coding sequence ATGTTTGTCAGAGTAAAAACCACACCTAATAGCCCCAGAAAATCTGTGCAGATTGTTGAATCGGTGCGCGATGGAGAAAAAGTTAAACAAAGAATCGTCCGCTATGTCGGGATTGCTATGGACGAGCAAGAACTTAAAAAAATGGTTGAGCTAGCGGAACATATCAAGAGCAAGATAGAACACCAACACGATCCCACTCTTTTTGGTCCTGAAGAAATGGCTCAGCAAGCGATTAAATCAAAAAACATGTCAAAGCTAAACGATGAGGAGCTAAACGTTAACCTTAAAAACCTAGAAGAAGAACAGCGTGCTATCGTGGGCATTCATGAGATTTATGGAAAAATCTATGAAGAGCTAGGTTTTGGAAATATTCTTAAAAACACTTCAAGTGCAGAAATATTAAAACACATTGTCATGGCCCGCATTGCTAATCCTGTTAGCAAAAGAGCTTCTGTTAGGCAATTAGAGCAAGACTTTGGGATACAAATCAACTTGCAAGGTGTTGATAGGATGATGGATTGTTTAAATCAAGAGGCTCAGCAAGCTATACAGGATTGTGCTTACAATACAGCCAAAGAATTATTTGGACAAAAAATCGATCTGATTTTTTTTGACGCTACTACCCTTTATTTTGAGTCTTTCCAAGAAGATGAATTTAAGCAAAATGGTTATAGCAAAGACCTTAAATTCAATCAGCCTCAAGTCTTAATTTCCTTAATGGTAACTAAACAAGGCATGCCTATTGGATACCAGGCTTTTCCAGGATCAACCTATGAAGGGCATACTCTTATGCCTATTTTAGAAAAGGTTAAAGCCAACTATCAGCTAGATAAAGTGATATTTGTAGGCGATAGTGGCATTTTAAATAGCGCTAATCTTTTAGCACTTGAGCAAGCAAAATATGAGTATATTATTGGAGCACGCCTAAAAAATCAAAAAACAGAGATTAAGAAGAAGATTTTAGATTTAAATGCTTATGCAACCTATCCTGAAAATGGTCAAACACGCCTTACTGCTATTTACTTAGATGAGGATCATCGTCTAATTGTTACCCATAATGCCTCTAGAGCGAAAAAAGATGCTTATGATCGAGAAAAAGCTCTTAACAAGTTAATAGAGAAGCTAAAGAAAAGCAAAAAGTGCCAAGCATTTATTTCAAATTACGGTTACAAGAAATATTTAAATTTTAAAGGGCAGTCACAAATATCTTTAAATGAGAAAAAACTACAAGAAGAGGCTCAGTGGGACGGGCTGCATGGAATAATTACCAATGCCAAACACTTATCACCCCACGAGCTGTTAGAACACTACCGCGGTCTTTGGCAAGTAGAAGAATCTTTCCGAATCACTAAACATGATCTTAAAGTCAGACCTATATTTCATTGGACGCCTGAGAGAGTAAAAGCTCATCTTGCCCTATCTTTTATAGCCTTTTGTTGCGTAAGGCATCTTGAATATCGGGTAGCCTTACAATATGAGAAAATGTCACCTGAAGCTATTCGTCAAGAGCTAATTAGAATTCAATCCAGCATTTTGAAAGATAAAAATGGACAGCGCTACGTGATCCCCTCAAAAGCTAGTAACCATGGCTTAAAGATTTATCAAGTCATGGGGTTAAAATATTCCACAACCCCTTACAAGCTCATTTCCTCTAAGCCTAAATTTCATAAGCCTTAA
- a CDS encoding leucine-rich repeat domain-containing protein produces the protein MHPISSASIESLPNELLLPILEACTVPSLFSVCKRWHHLLASETMPSLYKKIAHLHFPRGNATTQRTLMLAKVYQLNPVLTSTEKVYRVFKQVFTLAKSISPLEFKEKTEEKRGLTLANYSSYLLNINRLLLWKKLPGGEEYLSREEIKHLPLEKKGELLRDWIGENCKNITILDLSRVGLTYLPPEICQLSQLQELHLSKNQIISLPAEIGQLSQLRVLELNQNQLTSLPAEIGQLSQLEWLYLSQNQLASLPVEIGQLSQLQVLYLSQNQLTSLSAEIGQLPQLQRLDLSQNQVASLPAEIWQLSQLQWLYLSNNQLTALPAEIGQLSQLRELYLNQNQLTSLPAEICQLSQLQHLYLNQNQLTSLPAEICQLPQLEWLYLRENQLASLPVEIGQLSQLQHLYLNQNQLTSLPVEIGQLSKLQWLDLSQNQLASLPAGIGRLSRLQWLYLSNNQLTSLPAEIGQLTQLQTLELNQSQLASLPAEICQLSQLQYLYLTQNQLTSLPAEIGQLSKLQWLDLSQNQLTSLPAEIGQLSELQELYLNENQLTTLPAEIGQLSDLQTLYLNQNQLTSLPEEIGQLSRLSKLELAENPWKDIAEKIRQRFQL, from the coding sequence ATGCACCCTATCTCTTCGGCATCTATTGAAAGCTTGCCCAATGAATTGCTGCTCCCTATCTTGGAGGCTTGCACAGTTCCTTCCTTATTTAGCGTCTGTAAAAGATGGCATCATCTGCTGGCTTCTGAAACGATGCCTTCTCTTTATAAAAAAATAGCCCATCTTCATTTCCCCAGGGGGAATGCCACTACCCAGCGAACTCTTATGTTAGCTAAAGTTTATCAACTCAATCCTGTACTTACCTCTACTGAAAAAGTTTATCGAGTTTTTAAACAAGTTTTTACCTTAGCTAAATCTATTTCTCCTTTAGAATTTAAAGAGAAAACAGAAGAAAAAAGAGGCTTAACTCTGGCTAATTACTCTTCTTATCTCTTAAATATTAATCGCCTTTTACTTTGGAAAAAGCTTCCTGGTGGGGAAGAATACTTGAGCCGAGAAGAAATTAAGCACTTGCCTCTAGAAAAAAAAGGAGAGCTTCTTAGAGATTGGATTGGAGAAAATTGTAAAAACATCACAATTTTAGATTTATCTAGAGTAGGCTTGACTTATTTACCCCCAGAAATATGCCAGTTATCTCAGCTGCAAGAGCTTCACTTAAGCAAAAACCAGATCATCAGTCTTCCTGCAGAAATCGGGCAGCTGTCTCAGCTGCGAGTGCTTGAATTAAATCAAAATCAGCTCACCAGTCTGCCTGCAGAAATAGGTCAATTGTCTCAGCTGGAATGGCTTTACTTAAGCCAAAACCAGCTCGCCAGTCTGCCTGTAGAAATAGGTCAATTGTCTCAGCTGCAAGTGCTTTACTTAAGTCAAAACCAACTCACCAGCCTTTCTGCAGAAATTGGGCAATTGCCTCAGTTACAAAGGCTTGATTTAAGCCAAAACCAGGTCGCCAGTCTTCCTGCAGAAATTTGGCAACTGTCTCAGCTGCAATGGCTTTACTTAAGCAACAACCAGCTCACCGCTCTGCCTGCAGAAATCGGCCAGCTGTCTCAACTACGAGAGCTTTACTTAAATCAAAACCAGCTCACCAGCCTTCCTGCAGAAATATGCCAATTGTCTCAGCTGCAACATCTTTACTTAAATCAAAACCAGCTCACCAGCCTTCCTGCAGAAATATGCCAATTGCCTCAGCTGGAATGGCTTTACTTAAGAGAAAACCAGCTCGCCAGTCTTCCTGTAGAAATAGGTCAATTGTCTCAGCTGCAACATCTTTACTTAAATCAAAACCAGCTCACCAGCCTGCCTGTAGAAATCGGGCAGCTGTCTAAGCTACAATGGCTTGATTTAAGCCAAAACCAGCTCGCCAGTCTGCCTGCAGGGATCGGGCGGCTTTCTCGGCTGCAATGGCTTTACTTAAGCAACAACCAGCTCACCAGCCTTCCTGCAGAAATTGGGCAATTGACTCAGCTACAAACGCTTGAATTAAATCAAAGCCAGCTCGCCAGCCTTCCTGCAGAAATATGCCAATTGTCTCAGCTGCAATATCTTTACTTAACTCAAAACCAGCTCACCAGTCTGCCTGCAGAAATCGGGCAGCTGTCTAAGCTACAATGGCTTGATTTAAGCCAAAACCAGCTCACCAGCCTTCCCGCAGAAATAGGTCAATTGTCTGAGCTGCAAGAGCTTTACTTAAATGAAAACCAGCTCACCACTCTGCCTGCCGAAATCGGGCAGCTGTCTGATCTGCAAACGCTTTACTTAAATCAAAACCAGCTCACCAGCCTTCCTGAAGAAATCGGGCAGCTGTCTCGGCTTTCCAAGCTTGAATTAGCGGAAAATCCTTGGAAAGATATCGCCGAAAAAATAAGGCAGCGTTTTCAATTGTAG
- a CDS encoding leucine-rich repeat domain-containing protein yields MHPISSASIGSLPNELLLPILEACVVPPLFSVCKRWHHLLASETMPSLYKKIAQLHFPKKNTTTQRTLMLAKVYQLNPGLTSTEKIYQVFKQVFTLAKSISPLEFKEKTEETRALTLANYSSYLLNINRLLLWKKLPEGEEYLSREDIKHLSLEKKGELLRDWIEENCKNITALALSNAGLTYLPPEIGQLSQLQVLYLNQNPLTTLPTEMGRLSQLTRLNLRENQLASLPAGIGRLSRLQWLYLSNNQLTSLPAEIGQLTQLQALELNQSQLTALPAEIGQLSQLKWLYLNQNQLTSLPKEIGQLYELQELYLNQNQLTALPAEIGQLSQLTRLSLNQNQLTSLPAEIGQLSKLRRLDLNQNQVASLPAEIWQLSQLQTLDLDENQLTSLPKEIGQLSQLKQLYLYKNQLTSLPAEIGQMPCLNTLVLTENPLKVKDIPGKIRQRFQW; encoded by the coding sequence ATGCATCCTATCTCTTCGGCATCTATTGGAAGCTTGCCCAATGAATTGCTACTCCCTATCTTAGAGGCTTGCGTAGTTCCTCCCTTATTTAGCGTCTGTAAAAGATGGCATCATCTGCTGGCTTCTGAAACGATGCCTTCTCTTTATAAAAAAATAGCACAGCTTCATTTTCCCAAGAAGAATACCACTACCCAGCGAACTCTTATGTTAGCTAAAGTTTATCAGCTCAATCCTGGACTTACCTCCACCGAAAAAATTTATCAAGTTTTTAAGCAAGTTTTTACCTTAGCTAAATCTATTTCTCCTTTGGAATTTAAAGAGAAAACAGAAGAAACAAGAGCCTTAACTCTGGCTAATTACTCTTCTTATCTCTTAAATATCAATCGCCTTTTACTTTGGAAAAAACTTCCTGAGGGGGAAGAATACTTGAGCCGAGAAGACATTAAGCACTTGTCTCTAGAAAAAAAAGGGGAGCTTCTTAGAGATTGGATTGAAGAAAATTGTAAAAACATCACGGCTTTAGCTTTATCTAACGCAGGCTTGACTTATTTACCTCCAGAAATAGGCCAGTTATCTCAGCTGCAAGTGCTTTACTTAAATCAAAACCCGCTCACCACTCTGCCTACAGAAATGGGGCGGCTGTCTCAGCTGACAAGGCTTAACTTACGCGAAAACCAGCTCGCCAGTCTACCTGCAGGGATCGGGCGGCTTTCTCGGCTGCAATGGCTTTACTTAAGCAACAACCAGCTCACCAGCCTTCCTGCAGAAATTGGGCAATTGACTCAGCTACAAGCGCTTGAATTAAATCAAAGCCAGCTCACCGCTCTACCTGCAGAAATCGGGCAGCTGTCTCAGCTAAAATGGCTTTACTTAAATCAAAACCAGCTCACCAGTCTTCCTAAAGAAATCGGGCAGTTGTATGAGCTGCAAGAGCTTTACTTAAATCAAAACCAGCTCACCGCTCTGCCTGCAGAAATCGGGCAGCTGTCTCAGTTGACACGGCTTAGCTTAAATCAAAACCAGCTCACCAGCCTTCCTGCAGAAATCGGGCAGCTGTCTAAGCTGCGAAGGCTTGACTTAAATCAAAACCAGGTCGCCAGTCTTCCTGCAGAAATTTGGCAACTGTCTCAGCTGCAAACGCTTGACTTAGATGAAAACCAGCTTACCAGTCTTCCTAAAGAAATCGGGCAGCTATCTCAGCTGAAACAGCTTTACTTATACAAGAACCAGCTCACCAGCCTGCCTGCAGAAATCGGACAGATGCCTTGCCTTAACACGCTTGTATTAACGGAAAATCCTTTGAAAGTGAAAGATATTCCAGGAAAAATAAGGCAGCGTTTTCAATGGTAG
- a CDS encoding IS1634 family transposase, translating to MHIVRSKFKSAAGKVYETILLRESYREGKTVKKRTVGNLSNCTPEEIAAIELALKHKGNLQALTSCNGATMQEGLSVGGVWVIYQMTKRLGIVDALGNSREGQLALWQVVARVLEQGSRLSAVRLAETYAIASVIGLQKGFNEEDLYKNLLWLCQSQASIEDRLFTKSFCKKAPHLFLYDVTSSYLEGEKNQLADWGYNRDKKKGKKQIVIGLLSAADGTPVSTEVFKGNMQDTSTFYAQIKKAKERFKCEKVTFVGDRGMIKSGQIENLQEQGFHYITAMTKAQIETLMKKGVIEYTLFDNNLAEVKEDGIRYILKRNPVRAQEIAHSRLSKLASIEKLVAMQNAYLHAHPKAQVEVALKKIKAKIERLALKTCVTVSAQDRSLSVCFNQEILAEDAKLDGCYVIKTDLACDEVSMQEVHDRYKDLARVESAFRTVKSDLEIRPVYVHSEESTRGHVLIVMLVYMIIRELDRAWKDLYLTVEEGLRSLSTLTLIEWTVNEGLSFQQIPEPRHQNRQMLEALKVELPKVLPKNHAHVVTRKKRR from the coding sequence ATGCATATAGTAAGATCAAAATTCAAATCAGCCGCCGGCAAAGTTTATGAAACAATTTTGCTGCGAGAATCCTATAGAGAAGGTAAAACCGTCAAAAAACGCACTGTGGGTAATCTATCCAATTGCACACCTGAAGAAATTGCTGCGATCGAGTTAGCTTTAAAACATAAAGGTAATCTCCAAGCTTTAACCTCGTGTAATGGAGCCACAATGCAAGAGGGATTATCTGTCGGTGGTGTATGGGTGATATACCAAATGACTAAACGTTTAGGAATTGTGGATGCACTTGGCAATAGCCGAGAAGGTCAGCTCGCGTTGTGGCAAGTGGTAGCACGCGTATTGGAGCAAGGCTCAAGACTTTCTGCCGTCAGGTTGGCAGAAACCTATGCCATTGCTTCTGTAATTGGCTTGCAAAAAGGCTTTAACGAAGAAGATCTTTATAAGAATCTTTTGTGGTTATGCCAAAGCCAAGCTTCTATCGAAGATCGATTGTTTACTAAAAGTTTTTGTAAGAAAGCTCCTCACTTATTTTTGTATGATGTTACAAGCTCGTATTTAGAAGGCGAGAAGAATCAGCTTGCCGATTGGGGTTATAACCGAGACAAAAAGAAAGGTAAGAAGCAAATTGTGATAGGCTTGCTAAGTGCAGCCGATGGCACACCCGTATCCACCGAAGTGTTTAAAGGCAATATGCAAGACACTTCTACCTTTTATGCTCAAATCAAAAAAGCCAAAGAACGATTTAAATGTGAAAAAGTCACTTTTGTAGGCGATAGAGGGATGATTAAAAGCGGGCAGATCGAAAATTTACAAGAGCAGGGTTTTCATTATATTACCGCTATGACAAAAGCTCAAATAGAGACCTTAATGAAAAAAGGTGTGATCGAATATACGCTATTTGATAATAACTTGGCTGAAGTTAAAGAAGATGGGATAAGATATATTCTTAAGCGCAATCCTGTGCGCGCCCAGGAAATCGCCCATTCTCGTCTCAGCAAGCTAGCTAGCATAGAAAAATTGGTCGCTATGCAAAATGCCTATCTACATGCACATCCCAAAGCACAGGTAGAAGTAGCGCTGAAAAAAATTAAAGCTAAAATCGAGCGTTTAGCGCTTAAAACTTGCGTGACAGTTAGCGCACAAGATAGAAGCTTATCTGTATGCTTCAATCAAGAAATACTAGCTGAGGATGCTAAGCTAGATGGTTGCTATGTGATTAAAACCGATCTTGCTTGCGACGAAGTGAGCATGCAAGAAGTACATGATCGTTATAAAGATTTAGCTAGAGTAGAATCAGCTTTTAGAACAGTAAAAAGCGATCTTGAGATACGGCCAGTCTATGTACATTCAGAAGAAAGTACAAGGGGCCATGTTTTAATTGTAATGTTAGTCTACATGATTATCAGAGAGCTTGATAGAGCCTGGAAGGACCTTTATTTAACAGTAGAAGAGGGCTTACGCAGCTTATCTACTTTAACGCTAATAGAATGGACAGTAAATGAAGGCTTAAGTTTTCAGCAAATCCCCGAACCACGTCACCAAAACAGACAAATGCTTGAAGCCTTAAAAGTAGAGTTACCAAAAGTTTTACCAAAGAATCATGCGCATGTAGTCACCAGAAAAAAGCGCCGATAA
- a CDS encoding lysophospholipid acyltransferase family protein, with protein sequence MKFFYRSIYICTKKFFSLLFRHQVYGKHHLPAGPCILAPNHASFLDPPLVAISCDEEVNFLARGSLFNNTIFKKLISHLNSYPVGGISQDITSLKLILQLLKDSKKVVIFPEGKRTPTGHLLPIKPGIGMLISKSQCPIIPVYIHGTYEAWPKKKWIPRLEGQTACVFGKPIYWEAYKDLPKKKAQEEISNAIQKSLKMLNFWYLNGAQGEPP encoded by the coding sequence ATGAAATTTTTTTATCGCTCAATTTATATCTGTACTAAAAAATTCTTTTCATTGTTATTTCGCCATCAAGTGTATGGAAAACACCACCTCCCTGCGGGGCCCTGCATTCTTGCTCCTAACCATGCTTCTTTTTTAGATCCCCCTCTTGTAGCTATTTCATGCGATGAGGAAGTCAACTTCCTTGCAAGAGGATCTCTTTTCAACAATACAATCTTTAAAAAGTTGATTTCTCACCTAAATTCTTATCCTGTAGGTGGCATCTCGCAAGATATAACCTCACTTAAATTAATTCTTCAATTATTAAAAGATAGTAAAAAAGTAGTGATTTTTCCTGAAGGCAAGAGAACCCCTACCGGACACTTACTACCCATAAAGCCTGGCATAGGAATGCTTATCAGCAAAAGCCAGTGCCCGATTATACCTGTCTATATTCATGGTACCTATGAAGCCTGGCCCAAAAAAAAGTGGATACCTAGGTTAGAAGGACAAACGGCTTGCGTTTTTGGTAAGCCTATCTATTGGGAAGCGTATAAAGATCTGCCCAAGAAAAAAGCACAAGAAGAAATTTCAAATGCTATCCAAAAATCTCTAAAAATGTTAAACTTCTGGTATTTGAATGGTGCACAAGGAGAACCGCCTTAA